In the genome of Curtobacterium sp. MCLR17_036, the window ACGATGCCGTGGGGCAACCGCTCCGCACTGGTCCGGGACCCGGACGGCAACGTCGTCAACCTGTTCAGCAAGCCGACCGCCGAGTAGACGGAGGGGGTCACCGAGCGAGCGGCCACGTCGTGGTGGAGGAGACGACCGAGTGGTCAGCGGACCAGCCGCACCGTGGTCTTGATCGGTCCGAAGCTCGACGTGGCGCCGTCGGCGGCGAACCCGTTCCGTCGGTAGAAGGCGTGCGCGCGAGGGTTGTCGGCCGCGACCCACAGTGATGCGGGTCGCCGCCCGAGCGCCGCGTCCAGGAGCGCTTGCCCCGCTCCGTTGCCGTGGGCGCGCGCGAGCACGTACAGCATCGTCAGCTCCTCGGGACGGACAGCGTCGGGACCCGGCGTCGAGTCCGTTGCGCCGAACCCGACGGGGCCGGACTCGTCCTCGGCGACGACGGTCGTCGAGGCGTCCCGCTCCAGGATCGCCTGCCACATGTCGACACGTCGCTCAACGCTGAACCAGGTGTCGGTGTCGGGATCGTCGACGAAGCGTCCGTAGGTCTCGCGCCACGAGGCGGCGTGGACGCGGGCGATGCCCACTGCGTCGGCGAGCGCCGCGGGCCGGACGACGAGGGCAGTGGGGTCGGTCGCTTCCACACCTCGACCGTAGTGACGACGACCGCTCTCGTCGACAGCGTTGCGGAGGTCACCAGGCGCGGGCTCGGTGTCAGACTGGCTCCCGTGCGTGACGGTGGGGTGGTCGTCTTCGACTTCGACGGGGTGCTGACGAGTCGGGACACGATGGTGTTCGTCTGTCGGCTGCGCCTCCTGAGCGACCCACGTCGACTCGTCGCTGCGGTCCCGTC includes:
- a CDS encoding GNAT family N-acetyltransferase, yielding MEATDPTALVVRPAALADAVGIARVHAASWRETYGRFVDDPDTDTWFSVERRVDMWQAILERDASTTVVAEDESGPVGFGATDSTPGPDAVRPEELTMLYVLARAHGNGAGQALLDAALGRRPASLWVAADNPRAHAFYRRNGFAADGATSSFGPIKTTVRLVR